The following are from one region of the Bacteroidetes Order II. bacterium genome:
- a CDS encoding phospho-N-acetylmuramoyl-pentapeptide-transferase, with protein MLYYFLIWLEQTYEPPGFQMFHFITVRVALAAVTALLISLFFGKKMIGWLQKRQFGETVRSGADAGVVDHSHKRGTPSMGGIIILASVLGATILWGAIAEMGILLVMLATIWMGGFGFADDYIKIVKKNKAGLAGRTKLAGQFSIGLLVGYVLYFHNPFNKSHEDVQTITNLPFVKDRVFDYFPDTLANLLGFDLGWLVYIGVVIFIMMAVSNAVNLTDGLDGLAGGVSAFVAAGLVVFSYVAGNVKYADFLGILHLSGAGELTVFAAALAAACMGFLWYNSHPAQVFMGDTGSLALGAAIATLALMVKTELLLPLLCSVFFMETISVILQTSYFKYTKKRFGEGRRIFRMAPLHHHFEAKGLKETKIVTRFWIITAISVIMSLLTLRIR; from the coding sequence ATGCTGTATTATTTTTTGATTTGGCTGGAGCAAACATACGAACCTCCCGGATTCCAGATGTTTCATTTCATCACGGTTCGGGTGGCCCTTGCGGCTGTCACCGCCTTGCTGATCTCCTTGTTCTTTGGCAAGAAAATGATTGGTTGGTTGCAAAAACGACAATTTGGAGAGACCGTTCGCAGTGGTGCAGATGCTGGCGTTGTGGATCACTCGCACAAGCGAGGAACCCCTTCGATGGGCGGTATTATCATTCTGGCTTCTGTACTGGGCGCCACAATTTTATGGGGGGCCATTGCCGAAATGGGCATTCTATTGGTAATGTTGGCTACCATTTGGATGGGTGGCTTCGGTTTTGCAGACGATTATATTAAAATTGTCAAGAAAAACAAGGCAGGCTTGGCCGGACGGACCAAACTTGCGGGACAGTTCAGCATCGGCTTGCTGGTAGGCTATGTGTTGTATTTCCACAATCCCTTTAACAAGTCACATGAAGATGTTCAGACGATCACTAACCTGCCTTTTGTGAAAGACCGTGTGTTTGATTACTTCCCCGACACCCTTGCCAATCTCTTGGGCTTTGATCTGGGCTGGTTGGTGTACATTGGCGTGGTCATATTCATCATGATGGCCGTTTCCAATGCCGTGAACCTAACCGATGGCTTAGACGGTTTGGCGGGTGGGGTTAGTGCCTTTGTTGCGGCAGGACTGGTCGTCTTTTCGTATGTGGCTGGCAATGTCAAATACGCCGATTTTCTGGGGATTCTACACCTCTCTGGTGCAGGCGAACTAACCGTCTTTGCAGCTGCTCTTGCGGCTGCGTGCATGGGCTTCCTCTGGTACAATAGCCATCCCGCCCAAGTCTTTATGGGCGATACAGGGTCGTTGGCACTGGGTGCGGCTATTGCCACACTGGCCCTCATGGTCAAAACAGAACTCTTGCTCCCTTTATTATGCAGTGTGTTCTTCATGGAAACCATTTCGGTCATTCTTCAGACTTCGTATTTCAAATACACCAAAAAACGGTTTGGGGAAGGGCGCAGAATTTTCCGAATGGCACCCTTACACCATCATTTTGAAGCAAAGGGACTAAAAGAGACCAAAATCGTCACCCGCTTTTGGATTATCACCGCCATCTCCGTCATTATGAGTTTGCTTACCCTCCGGATTCGATAG
- a CDS encoding UDP-N-acetylmuramoyl-L-alanyl-D-glutamate--2,6-diaminopimelate ligase, which produces MTWQNVLDVLRDRGLLVASTFSPTVAETTINHLSDDSREVGENGLFVAIRGIAADGHGFIHKAIEKGALGIICETMPEDRTATIHFACVSDTRKALAELSAALWQYPASSINLIGVTGTNGKTTTTWLIHHLLQELGHKTGLIGTISYRIGDKEIPATHTTPSAVTLNALLRQMSFAGCSYAVMEVSSHALDQYRVMGRDFDVAVFSNLTHDHLDYHRTVEAYRLAKKKLFDDLPESATALTNADDPTGPGMLIDTPARKISYGTSDAAQIRFQLLEDSVSGLHLRLDGHDCTFRLVGRFNAYNLTAAYAVGLALGFTPKEVLDVLATAPPVPGRFEQEVFEGPITAIVDYAHTPDALENVLQTIHAIKKPEGKIWCVFGCGGDRDPDKRPIMGRVAEQYADFPVATSDNPRTESPDKILEDIKRGFQRPENALWLPDRREAIRYAVQHAQPEDIILVAGKGHEPYQIIGTTKHHFDDREEVRHAFNIKNNP; this is translated from the coding sequence ATGACTTGGCAGAACGTATTGGATGTTTTGCGGGACCGTGGATTACTCGTTGCCTCCACTTTTAGTCCAACAGTGGCTGAGACAACCATAAACCACCTCTCCGATGACAGCAGAGAAGTTGGTGAAAACGGCTTATTTGTGGCCATTCGCGGGATAGCTGCCGATGGTCATGGGTTTATTCATAAAGCCATCGAGAAAGGCGCTTTGGGTATTATTTGTGAAACAATGCCCGAAGACCGTACTGCCACAATCCATTTCGCCTGTGTTTCGGATACCAGAAAAGCCTTGGCTGAGCTTTCGGCGGCACTTTGGCAATATCCCGCCTCTTCAATCAACCTGATTGGGGTGACGGGCACAAATGGCAAAACCACCACCACATGGCTGATTCACCACCTATTACAAGAATTGGGGCATAAAACAGGATTAATTGGCACCATTTCATATCGAATTGGCGATAAAGAAATCCCTGCCACCCATACCACTCCTTCTGCGGTAACCCTTAATGCACTGCTACGCCAAATGTCTTTTGCCGGATGTTCGTATGCCGTGATGGAGGTTTCTTCGCACGCTTTAGACCAATACCGGGTGATGGGGCGAGATTTTGACGTGGCTGTCTTCTCCAATCTCACCCATGACCATTTAGACTACCACCGGACGGTTGAAGCCTATCGGCTGGCCAAGAAAAAACTGTTTGACGACTTGCCCGAAAGTGCAACCGCACTCACAAATGCCGACGATCCAACAGGACCTGGCATGCTCATAGATACACCCGCCCGAAAAATTTCCTACGGTACGAGCGATGCGGCTCAGATTCGGTTTCAACTGCTGGAGGACTCGGTTTCCGGCCTTCATCTACGCTTAGATGGACACGATTGCACGTTCCGTCTGGTCGGACGATTTAACGCGTATAACCTCACGGCAGCGTATGCCGTGGGACTGGCACTGGGCTTTACACCCAAAGAGGTTTTGGACGTTTTAGCCACCGCGCCACCTGTTCCTGGTAGGTTTGAACAAGAAGTTTTTGAAGGCCCCATTACGGCTATTGTGGACTATGCCCATACGCCTGACGCCCTAGAGAATGTGCTTCAAACCATCCATGCCATAAAAAAACCGGAAGGCAAAATCTGGTGTGTCTTTGGATGTGGTGGAGACCGAGACCCGGATAAACGGCCCATCATGGGGCGGGTTGCCGAACAGTACGCCGATTTTCCGGTCGCCACAAGCGATAACCCACGTACAGAATCTCCTGATAAAATATTGGAAGATATTAAACGCGGCTTCCAACGTCCAGAAAACGCCCTTTGGCTACCCGACCGTAGGGAGGCCATTCGGTACGCGGTCCAACACGCCCAACCCGAAGACATCATCCTTGTTGCAGGTAAAGGACACGAGCCGTACCAGATCATAGGCACCACCAAGCATCACTTTGACGACCGGGAAGAAGTGAGGCACGCTTTTAACATAAAAAACAACCCCTAA